A region of Mesorhizobium australicum DNA encodes the following proteins:
- the repC gene encoding plasmid replication protein RepC, with product MEREIATTPFGSRPMSLALMAAQIGAKEIPKGKTVEKWQVYRDLCEGKTIVGIGDRSLAVLAGLLSCHPDDELSEENGLIVFPSNKQLSLRSHGMANATLRRHLAALLDCGIILRRDSPNGKRYARKGRGGELEDAFGFSVAPLLARADEFHAAAERVRADGRALKLMRERITLQRRDIAKLIEAAIEEGAPGAWQDLWRRFRAVVDQLPRKACIEELAPFAAELDVIRGEVDIALNNFMNVTNPSANESQNEQQQSDSNPESHFEFEPAFEKARGTVEPRPQPAEPPKTYHLGLVLKACPDIAGYAAGGIANWRDLMATAAQVRGYLGVSPSAYEDACHVMGPEVAAIVVACILQRAQHIDSAGGYLRALTEKARAGQFSVGPMLMAAFKAYSSAPERKAG from the coding sequence ATGGAGAGGGAAATTGCAACGACTCCCTTCGGGAGCCGGCCGATGTCGCTTGCCCTTATGGCAGCGCAAATCGGCGCTAAGGAGATTCCGAAGGGCAAGACCGTCGAAAAATGGCAGGTCTATCGCGATCTCTGCGAGGGGAAGACCATTGTAGGCATCGGCGATCGATCGCTGGCCGTCCTGGCCGGCTTGTTGTCATGCCATCCGGACGATGAACTGTCTGAAGAAAACGGGCTGATCGTCTTCCCGTCGAACAAGCAGCTGTCGCTGCGCTCGCATGGTATGGCAAACGCCACGCTCCGCCGGCACCTGGCGGCGCTGCTCGACTGCGGTATTATCCTGCGCAGGGACAGTCCCAACGGGAAGCGATATGCCCGCAAGGGCAGGGGAGGGGAATTGGAGGACGCCTTTGGCTTCTCCGTAGCTCCCCTGCTGGCACGCGCCGACGAGTTCCACGCAGCGGCCGAGCGTGTCCGTGCCGATGGTCGTGCACTGAAGCTGATGCGTGAGCGCATCACGCTGCAGCGCCGCGACATTGCCAAGCTGATCGAAGCCGCGATCGAGGAGGGCGCCCCGGGCGCCTGGCAGGACCTCTGGAGACGGTTCAGGGCCGTCGTGGACCAGCTTCCGAGGAAAGCGTGCATCGAAGAGCTGGCGCCGTTCGCAGCGGAGCTGGACGTGATCCGTGGTGAAGTCGACATCGCATTGAATAACTTCATGAATGTTACGAATCCGAGCGCCAATGAGTCTCAAAATGAGCAGCAGCAATCTGATTCAAATCCCGAGTCTCATTTTGAATTTGAACCCGCTTTCGAGAAAGCCAGGGGCACGGTCGAGCCTAGACCACAACCGGCGGAGCCGCCAAAAACGTATCACCTTGGACTTGTGCTGAAAGCCTGTCCGGATATTGCGGGTTATGCCGCCGGCGGAATCGCAAACTGGCGCGATCTGATGGCGACCGCCGCGCAGGTGAGGGGATATCTCGGGGTGTCGCCATCGGCCTACGAGGATGCCTGCCACGTCATGGGGCCGGAAGTCGCGGCGATTGTCGTCGCCTGCATCCTGCAACGGGCCCAGCATATCGACTCGGCCGGCGGGTACCTGCGTGCGCTGACGGAAAAAGCCAGGGCAGGGCAGTTTTCTGTCGGACCCATGCTCATGGCTGCGTTCAAGGCCTATTCCTCCGCGCCAGAAAGGAAAGCGGGATGA